From the genome of Lepus europaeus isolate LE1 chromosome 23, mLepTim1.pri, whole genome shotgun sequence:
TGGCGCTGGGCTGCGGGGTCGCGTGCAGGAACGGAGGTCTTGGGTGCAGGGATGGGTCCGGCCTCGGGTCCAGCCCTTGCCTGCCCCCACCCAGAGCCCGGAGCCCCTGGATGGCTGCGGCCAGGACAGCAGCAGAGCCCcgggcagccctgcagcccctgcagcaccccgggaaggggaggaggaggaggaggaggaggaggaggaggaagggcctcAGCCTGGTCTGTACAGCTACATCCGGGCCGACCTGTTCACGTCGGAGATCTTCAAGCTGGAGCTGCAGAACGTGCCTCGCCACGCCAGCTTCAGCGACGTGCGGCGCTTCCTGGGCCGCTTCGGCCTGCAGCCGCACAAGACCAAGCTCTTCGGGCAGCCGCCGTGCGCCTTCGTGACGTTCCGCAGCGCCGGCGAGCGCGACAAGGCCCTGCGCGTGCTGCACGGCGCCCTGTGGAAAGGCCGGCCACTCAGCGTGCGCCTGGCCCGGCCCAAGGCCGACCCCATGGCCAGGAAGAAGCGGCAGCGGGAGGAAGGCGAGGGGGAGGCGCCAGCGGCCGCGCAGGTGGCCGACGTGGTGACCCCGCTGTGGACGGTGCCCTACGCCGAGCAGCTGGAGCGCAAGCGGCTGGAGTGCGAGCAGGTGCTGCAGAAGCTGGCCAAGTGAGTGGGCTCCCTGGTCCCCGCGGCCGCCGTGCACTGGGCAGGGCAGCCATCAGGGGACAGAGAGGGGCGGCCGGCTGCTCTGACCGCGGGCCCGCCGCCCTCCGCCCCGCAGGGAGATTGGGAACACCAACCACAccctgctgccctggctgctgtcacAGAGGCGCAAGCACAACAAggcctgctgccccctggagGGGGTCCGGCCGTCGCCCCAGCAGGTCAGGCTGTGTCCACCTTCGCCCCTGCTTCCCGGCTCGGCCCCTGCTTGGGCCAGCGCCTGtggggacccccccaccccgaggccTGTGGAGCCACCAGATGGGGTgactgctggcccctccccacagACCGAGTACCGGAACAAATGTGAGTTCCTGGTGGGCGTCGGCGTGGATGGGCAGGACAACACCGTCGGATGCCGGCTCGGCAAGTACAAGGGCGGGACGTGTGCCGTGGCCGCCCCCTTCGACACCGTGCACATCCCCGAGGCCACCAAGCGGGTGGTGAAGGCCTTCCAGGAATTCATCCGGTGAGGCTGCACCCCCGACCCCGGGGCAGCCTGGGAGCAGCGGGCATGTGGTGTGGTCAGGCTGGGGGAGAGAGCAGGGAGCCCGACTAGCAGACACTGGGCACTGAGCGCCCGGTGTGGCTCCCACAGGTGCACCCCCTACTCAGCGTACGACCCCGAGACATACACAGGCCACTGGAGGCAGCTGACCGTGCGCACCAGCCGCCGGGGCCAGGCCATGGCCATCGCCTACTTCCACCCCCAGGTCTCAGGCTGGTGGCCCTGCGgtgccaggggtgggggcggaAGGGGTCTGGCTTCGTGTGTCCTTGGCACAGCCTGAGCCTGggtctcccccgcccccgccccgtctCCAGAAGCTGAGCTCCGAGGAGCTGGCGGAGCTGAAGGCCTCCCTGGCGCGCCACTTCACGGAGGGCCCGGGCCAGGCCAGCGGGGTCACCTGCCTCTACTTCGCGGAGGAGGGGCAGCGGTGAGGGGCCCAGGTCGGGGAGGCGTGGGGCCAGCCTGTGTGGGGGAGGGCGGACTCGGGACACTGATGCAGGCCTCCCCCTCCGCCACTCACAGGAAGACCCCCAGCCAGGAGGGCTTGCCCCTGGAGCACGTGGCCGGGGACCGGTTCATCCACGAGGATGTGCTCGGCCTGACCTTCCGCATCTCCCCGCACGCCTTCTTTCAGGTAGCCTGAGGCCTCGCGGGGGAAGGGCTGAGGCCAGGGGGTCTTGGTGGCCTTTGGGCTGGGGGAAGTCTCCTGCATGCTCTCGCTGCCGTAGGAAgccgtgggggcggggggcattgTAGGTGTGAGGGCTCCCGGGGACGGGGGACGGGCTGCCCCAGGCATGGCCTTGGtccttgaagccaggaggctgggtgAGGTTACTGCCTCCTGCAGACCAGGAGCAGGAAGAGGGCCCGAGTGACAGCAGGGGAGGCCACATGGGGCCCGCGCCCCTCTGGGCCGCTGGTGTCCCAGCTCCTGTCCTGCAGGTGAACACGGCCGCGGCCGAGGTGCTGTACACGGTCATCCAGGAGTGGGCTCAGCTGGACGCGGGGAGCACGGTGTTGGACGTatgctgtggcactggcaccattggcctggccctggcccgggTGAGCCCTCCCGTCCAGCGAGCCCCACCTCCAAGACCCCCTGGCCCCCACTGCCCTGGGCCGCTCCCCTCCGAGCCATCGTCCCCGGCACCATCTCTTTGCAGAAGGTGAAGCGGGTCATCGGGATCGAGATGAGCCAGGAGGCCGTGGAGGACGCCCGGGTGAATGCCTGTGCCAATGGTGAGAGTGGCAGGCCCCGGCACAGGCGGGCGGGCAGGGAAGGGGCGTCAGGGTCCGCTGACAGGGCTGTGGGCCCTCTGCAGAGCTCAGCAACGTGGAGTTCCACTGCGGGAGGGCCGAGGACCTGGTGCCTGCCCTGGTGAGCAGACTGGCCTCCCAGCAGCTCGTGGCTGTCCTGGACCCGCCCCGCGCCGGCCTACGTGAGTGGGTGCGGGGGAGGGTGCGCCGGGCAGAGGCCAGGCTGTGGGCGTGGGTTCAGGCCCTGGGGACCCAGCCCACACCCCTGTTCCTCAGATTCCAAGGTGATCCTGGCAGTCCGCAGAGCTGAGAGCCTCCGGCGGCTCCTCTACGTCTCATGCAATCCCCGGGCGGCCATGAGCAACTTCGTGGAGTAAGtgctggccaggggctggggcgcaGGCCCTCCCACCCTGGGGAGCTGACCGTTGCGTCTCCCTCCACAGCCTCTGCAGAGCCCCGTCTAACCGGGTGAAGGGGACACCGTTTCGGCCAGTGAAGGCCGTGGCCGTGGACCTGTTCCCGCAGACCCCGCACTGTGAGATGCTCATCCTGTTCGAGAGGGTGGAGCAGGAGCACCCCAACGGCACGGGGCCCCTGGAGCACCGAgaccctccagccccacccccacctgggccCCCAGAGGACACCCCAGAGGGCTGTGCCCTGGGATGCTCAGGGGCGAGCAGCCAGGAGGTGTGAGACCAGCAGGCATGTGGCCGTggcccctgcagcctgcctgtccCCACCACGTCTCCTGGAGCAGTAACCTAGGTTGGGAGTCGCCAGTCCCCCCTGGACTGTCTGGAAGCCTCAGTCCCCAGAGGGAGGTCACTGCAGGGCTCTCCAGGAGAGGCCGGTCCAGGCACCGCCTGCCCACCCCCACGCAGGCTCGGGAAGGACAGAGGCTCCACCCTGGGGTACCTAGCCTGTGAGAGGGGGCCTAGAAAGGCCCAGTGCACGGGCCCTAGCCTCCCGTAGGCAGAAGAAAACAATACAGCCGATCCCTCTTGGACAGTTTGCTTTATGCTTCAGACAACCAGGGCTCAGCCTTACAGCCGTGGCCAGCACCCACACGTCAGCACTGGCATCTGTCAGGGCCCTGCAGCACGGCTGTGCACACACAGGACTCGACCCACATGTGGCAGCTGTGAGGACCCCGGCTGTGCTGGGGCCACGGTGAGGCTCACTGGCCTCTAGGGAAACACAAGTGCACAAAGCTTTGGTTCGCGGGGTGCATCTGGCTGCTCTAAGGGCAACCGTCACGGCCAACGGACTTGAAGCTGCAGACAGGAAGCGAGACGGCGGCAAGCGTGTGATTACAGCCACTTGACTGGGAGGTTTTCTCTGCAGACCAACACAGAAGCCGACCTCGGTCACAGAGGTGGGACAGGAAGGAGATGCTGAGGGCGGCCCCGCCAGCATCCTAGCAACAGCACCATCTAGTCCTTGGGGGTGTGCTGAGACGGACACAGTGCACAGCCTGACATTGGACTCCCGCGTCTGATGGTGCCCGCCGCACATGGGCCCTGCATTGGTATGGAAATGGAGCTGACCGTCGGCCACTGTCGCTAGGGTCCTGAGGCTCAGACAGGACCTCGTCTGCACCCCACAGCAGAACCAGTGAGCACAGGTCCTGGCTGTCGTCACCAGGAGGCAGGACAGCGGCTGCCACTCACGGCCAGCTCTGGATCCAGAACGGACTGCACCAGAGGCCCACTTCCTGTTTACACACCTCCACTTGCTAAAATGCATGATTCCAAATCTACTTTTCTACTCTCTCTGTAAAAGTTTCTCTCCAAATGCTAAAATatcataaaagctttaaaaattgatGAGTGCACAGGTGGACTTGACTGTGCAAAAACTCTGTAAAAAACTGGTACCAGAGGCCAGGCAGAGTGGCCCTGGTGTCCAGGCAGGTGGCCTGCAGGGCATTAGGACTGGACTGGAAAAGCGGACCACAGCCCAGCGGCACCCCGGCCAGCAAGCAGCTATtgtcctggctggctggctggtgagGCCTGGCCGGAGCCCTGCACAGTTTGCCTGTGATCTCTGAAAAACAGTTCTGAGgctaaaattgtttattttacacCAAGATGGTCTCAGGTGCTCCTTTCAATCGCTGGGGCTTCAGAGAAAAGGCAAATACAGGAGGCGGGtaggggacaggtgctgtgggcaCCGTCAGACCAGGTCCCTGCGCCGGCTCCgcaggagctgggggcacaggcCAGCCGGCACTGTGGGCCAGCCACAGGGCGTGGCCGCCTGCTCTCATGTCATCTGGTGTCAGTGCGTACTACATACTAAAATTCATGAAGTCGTTCATAAAAACAGTCTGCAGCAGGCAGGCACAGCAGGGTCCACGGCTGCCTGTGAGCTACCAGCTTCTACGTGTAGTCACTTTGCGTTGATCCTGAAGCATCCATTCAGGCCCCAGAGCAGCCTCCCGGGAAGAGCTGCGGCTGGGCGTGTGTGCTgcagctgtggctgtgtgtgcaccaGACCCCCACCATCTGGCCCAGGCCGTCGGCACACCGGCCACAGTGAAGGACGCGGGCTGGCAGCCAGATGCTGCAGAGAGGCCGGTGGTCTCCCTGGAGTGCAGCTggcaggccctggccctggcccacgcCACCGCCTCACACGTCCACAGTGCACAGGGGCTCGCCGCCAGGCTGAGCAGATGCCACGATCGACATCTTgggcttcttccgagtctcctccTGGAAGGACAACAAAGGTTAGCGAAGCCAAGGAAGGCTTGGCCAGAGGGACTCGGCCGGGGACCAGGAGGCCTACAGGCCAGAGGGCACCAGGCCTGTGAGGCCAGCCAGGCAAGGGGGACACAGCTGAGGAAAGGCCGGGCTGCCACAGCGCATCACACACCACAGACACCGCCAGAAGTGCAGTGGGTCAGCATGGCTCCCAGGTCCCATCAGCCCTCCCCCTCCAGCCAGGGCCACTGCCCTCTCCTGGGACAGGCTGGCCAGTCCTGCTAGCTCTAGCTAGACAAGGACCACACCCAccacagggcaggcagggctAAGGCCACAGCTACAGGACAGACGCTCGGGGCCCCTAAGGCCCAGAGGCAGGGTCGTGTGTGACCACCCAAAATAGAGCCTGGGGACAGAGCCCTCTCTGGGGTGGGTGTCCAAAGTGGCTTTACAGAACTTTCCTGGAACCTAGTCCTGCTCCCCAAGCCCTGCAGATTCCCACGGGCTTGGCCTCAGCTCTGGCACCACGTCAGGACAGAGGCCGCCCCTCACCCCGCAGGCCGGCCTGCCAGCGCTCGAACTAAAGCAGGGGTTTTCTAGACGTAGCCCTACGTGCTGCAGCTCAGAGAAGAGCGCCTCTCATCTGGAAGGGGGTTCCAGGCATGCTGAGGGCCCCGAGGGCCTACTGCCCCGCGGTGGGGCGGGGAGCAGCGCGCACCCGCTCCTCGGCCAGCCTCTTCATCTCCTCCTGGAGCTTGCTCAGGATGTGCAGGTTGGGCTTGTTCTTCTTGGCGTACTGCTGCAGCTCGATCACGCTCTTGTCCGAGGTCTCCTGGGGAGCACACGCCTTGCTCTCGGGACTGCGGGGCAGCACAGTGTCCCACGACTCCAGCGCGGGGGTGGGGCGCCTGCTGTGCCCAGCGCGCCTCCAGAACTGACCACcggcagcgggggagggggctcccgcCACGGCCCAGCTCTGCTCAGCCCCTTCCTGTCTCGCCATGAGCCATCCCCAGGGGTCCCACAGCCAGCCGGAGCGCGGCGGTGCACAGAACTGCCCCCGCGGGTGGAAGCCTGGCTGGCTTCTCTTCCCTCGGGCTCAGGCGGGACTACGCACAGCACAGGCGGCAGCTATGTCTACACTGCCCCTCACTTCCCACAGCCCCCTGACTGGCCTGGCGGCCCACAGCCACCCCAGAGCTCGCCCAACCTGCACCCCTAGCACCCCTCCTCCTGTGGGGATGCCAGTCAGCCGAGGCTGGGGAAACACGACACAGCAAACACACACCTCCCAGCGCTCCCTGCCACCCCTcggtgtgggcactggtttacgTGGCAAAAACAGGAGGAACAAGACAGGAGACACACCCTTCAGCTAAAGGCCACAggctcacccccagcccctggggtcccTCAGGGAAGCTCAGTGCAGCCCTCTGTGGCAGGGGGGCGAGGGTCTGGCTCGCACCAGCGTCTCCTGCCATCTCTACACGGCCCGGCAGCACTCACACTTGGGAAATGACCCCGGGCATGGCATGGAGCGCTCTGGGGCAGCTCTGGGGCAGGCGGAGCCGGGGCAGAGCCGCGGTCCTCACGCCTGTCCAGGGAGGGGCCGTCACCTGCTTGACCAGCTTGCTGCTCTCGCGGCCGTACATGCGCAGTAAGGAGCCCCAGTTCTTGACGTGTGGGTGCAGCAGCTGGAGGATCTTCTGGGAGGCCAGCTGCTTGCCAACTCTCTTGTTCTTGCCTGTGAGAGGAGCATGCGTGGAGAGGGCGTCCCGTGCGCCTGCGGCCTGGCACTGTGCAGGCAGCCGGAGCCTGCTACAGGAGGGCCTAGGCGCCCTGCCACCACGCTGGGCACCTGAGTCTTGTGGCCTTCGGCGACGGGGCCTCCCACCCTCCACCAGCCCACAGCTCAGAGTGGCAGCAGCACCACCCGGGGACACGGGGGTGCCGCTGGGGTAAGGGGGGACACCAGATGCTGTCCAGACGAGGGACAGCAAGGTTAGCCAAGGCGCTCGCCCAGCCTGCCCACTCAGGAGCGCCTCAGCGGGGAAGCCCAGGGCTCCCGGGGCCACGTGTGGCCAGGCAGTTTCCCAGGGCCTTGTCACTTGCACAAAACTGCTCTGAGTTATTCGGGCATCCAACAAAGGTAAGTTTCGGACACAGGAGCCCAGAGACCAAATTGCGGAGGGCAGGTGAGGGGCAGGCGTGGTGCAgaacccctgcctgcagtgctgggagaccGGCCTCCCCTCCTGCCACAGGGCACAGGCCGCACAGGCATAGGCTCCACACTGCTACAGCTGGGGAGAgggccagggtggtggcggggcagagctggggagcccGCGCGGGGAGCGGGAGCGGGGTCCTTACACCACCCGCGCACTGTGTGCTTGCCGCACGCCATGACGTATTCGCTCTTCTGGTTTTTCCCAGGAACCACCTCGAACTTGATGGATGTGTCCCCCATTCCATGGTTTCTACAAGAGCCAAGACAAGGTGGCATGGAGCAGCGAGCAGAGAACGGGACTCCTGGGGAGGGCTGCTCGGGGACGCTCCCCACCTGCTTCGCGGCAGGCGGGGGAGCCTCCATCCTCCCCACACAATCCCACGGGCTCCGCCCAGGAGGAACGGCCGGGAGCTCCTGCCTTACCTTTTAAGGCACTCGTGGAGGATCTGATACGGAGACAACAGCCCAGCCTTGCTGGTCAGCTCGTAGACCCGCGAGTCCTCGATGCTGATGTGGTTAAAGTACTGCAACACCAAGCGGACACTGTGAGTCCCGGCCCGGCCGCCGTCCCCGGACACTTTCGCTGGGACCCCGCCTCCTCGTTCTCACTGACAGAGGGACAACCAGAGGCCGAGGCTTGAGGGGGGAGCCTTCTGGAAATCACAGGCGAGGGAAGTCGGGCACCTTGCAAAGTCCAGCTCTCCGAGGCCAGAGGCCCCACGGAGACGCCGGCCCAGACTGCGACGGGCGGTCTGGCCTGGCCAGCGTCTCCAAGACAAATCACAGGTACAGCCCTACAGCTCCGGCCCAAGCACGTCCAAGGGAGCCGGCTGGGAGAGCAAGGGTCTCCCTGCGCCCCCCCTGGATGCCACCGGCGGCCCCGGGCACATATCCCCCGGCTTGTGGCAGCTCCACTCCAACCTTCACttggctcctctcccctcccgTCACAGGGACGCCATCAGGCTGACTACTACTATGTTTCCCAGGCTGCACTGCGACAGGCCCTTCTGGGAACCTGATGGAGCCCAGCACGAGGTGGCCCGGGACTGGGCAGAGAGTCGCTTTTCCCAGCTGACAAGCAAGCACCAGACACCAAACGGAGCGGCCGCCCAGCCAGAGGGGTGCGCGCCAAGCTCACAGCcgtcacagggctggccccagcctTGGAAAGCACAGACTACCGGAATCTACCCAACAAGTGAGATCCGTAGGTGAGAACCCAGGCTCGGAGGGCTTTCTTGGAGCGGACCACCAAACACGTAGGTAAGGGAAGACCGGACTCTGTACAGACTCCTTCCAAATCCCAGCAAAGCTGGACGGCTGCCAGCTCATCTCGCGACGCTACCTGCACCGCACGACGGCCTGGCACTCGGGGCGGATGCCCAGGAGCTCAGATGTGGACCCTGCACACACAGCGGGAGCAGACTGGCGCCGTTAACACAGCCCAAGGCTCGCCCGCTGCCCAGCCGGGGTCAGCCCCGGAACGGACTGAAAACACAGAATCAACTCACTaaacttttgtattttaaaaaggctaaataaaaaaaaaagaaaatgaaaagatcaaCAGACACAGAAAGGGTGCGTGGAAAAAACAGAGAAGGCACAGGACAACCCCACGGCCTTTCTCGACACTCGGCACACAGGACAACCCCACGGCCTTTCTCGACACTCGGCACAGGACAACCCCACGGCCTTTCTCGACACTCGGCACAGGACAACCCCACGGCCTTTCTCGACACTCGGCACACAGGACAACCCCACGGCCTTTCTCGACACTCGGCACACAGGACAACCCCACGGCCTTTCTCGACACTCGGCACAGGACAACCCCACGGCCTTTCTCGACACTCGGCACAGGACAACCCCACGGCCTTTCTCGACACTCGGCACAGGACAACCCCACGGCCTTTCTCGACACTCGGCACACAGGACAACCCCACGGCCTTTCTCGACACTCGGCACAGGACAACCCCACGGCCTTTCTCGACACTCGGCACAGGACAGAGGGCCTTTCAgcctgctgcaggcagctgcagaAGAAAGGCCTGGATGCCGCCCTCCCAGAAACAGAGAGGAGGCTCCGCCCTCCCCACGCTACCGCAGGCGAAGACCCGGGGGTCGGGGCgcccggatcggaagaggagcgttCACAAGGGACAGATCCGGACCTAGGAAATCCAAGAAATCCACAGGGAAGTGAGAGACGTAAAGGAGTTTAGCAAAGGGAAGACACAAGGCTGACACAGACGACCCTCGGTTCCTCCACAAGGCTAGCAGTGAACAAGCAGGCAGAAACCGGATTCAGCTcccggctccggcctggcccagccccagtcaatgctgctgccatttggggagtgaagcaacagatggaaaaatctccatgtcactccctctctaactctgcctttccatcttcacacacacacacacacacacacacgatgctgcctgggacagggACCCCAGCACGTGCTGACCTGCCTGGGTCGTGTCCCAGCCctactccagctccagcttcctgttgatgcgcGCGCCGGGacagagcaggtgctggctcGGGGCTGGCATCCCTGCcccccgcctgggagacccagctggagccgAGCTCCTGCCTTTGACATGGGCCAGCCCCATGTGGACCAGACAGGAGAGCTGTCTCTTCTCTGCCTGTAAGGGAATTGTTCAAAAGGAGGCAGAAACTCCTCAAGCACGTCTATCTCCGTGGTAGTGGGGAGCCTTACCCAAGGTGAAGTCTATCTGGACTTCGACTCCAACACCCACAGCGCCTAAAAACCTGGAGGGCTTCTGTTTACCCGGCGCCACCCACACCTGAGCTCATGCCACTGAGGCAGCTCAGGAGGGGGTCCCGGCGAAGGTGAGGACGCTCAGCCCCACCTCCTGACCGcagcggtggtggtggtgaggatgcCTCTGGAAGGGGGCGGCGCTCCTCGCTGCGGAGCACAGCTGCGGGCCACGACACAGGTGCACCCGGCTCCGCGGGGACAGAGGCTCCTACGTGCAGGATCCTTCCGGAATTCCTAAGTGTCACCTGCTATGTGTGTCCTGTACAATACACAGCTATCACAACTAAAATGGTCTCCTGAATCCTCTGAGTTTCTCCGGCAACTAACAAGCCCAGAGGGGTCGTGGGAACCTTCCTGGCAGAGGCGGGCGGGAAGCTGGCCCCGCCAgccacaggcatcttaactggggGCTGCCGAGAGGGCCTGTTCCCTCGGGACATGCTACACGAACTCCCGGGAGAAGGCACCAGGTGAACCAGCGCACGGCCTCGGCGGCCGGGAGCAGCCATGTGGAGCCCTCCCACACGCCTCCTCCCCAGGGGAGCTTCCTTCCAGAGCCCCTTCAGGAAGGCGCCCCCGCTGCCCAGGAGAGCCTGGCCCCACCCACGCCTGCAGGGAGGCAGCCGCGCCAGCAGCCCCGTCCTCAGCGGGGGACTCTCGCCAACAGGAGAGCAGTCACCCCCACAGGGAGCTCACTCAGAAATTAGGTTGAAACGCACCTCTTCCTGGGGAGGACAGTATTCCAGGAGGCTACAGTTTTGGACTAAGCTCCTGCATTAAGGCCCAACAGCCCTGGCTGAAAACCAAGATGGAGTCACTGATGCTCAAAGCTCCAAGCCACTAAGCTGAAACTAAGCTGTTTGTGTGACCTGCAGAGCAATCAGCAGAGTAGCAGCCAAAGCCGCCACGCAGGGCCGGGGCAGCGGGGCGTGACCTGCCGTGAACCAGTTGCTGTCCCGCTGCTGTCGCCGTGCCCTCCTCCCAGGGACAGCCCGTCTACTGTGCTTCCTGTCTGTAAAGCCGACCTCCTCTGCTCAGCCCCTCCAGGGAACGAAGACTACACCTGCTGCAAGTGGGACCTTCCACCTGCCAGTGCTCCATCCATGACAAAATAAACTACATACGGGACAGAGGACACAGCCAGAGAGCTACTTCACACTATCATGGGCAGCTGACTGCATAACTGTAGCAGTCCACAAAGACTGgggaaaatgtttttttaaatttatttatttacttgaaagtcagaattagagaaagagagagagaccttccatccaccggttcaacccccagttgcctgcagtggccagggctgggccaggccgaagccaggagcttcttccaggtctcccacatgggtgcaggggcccaagcacttgagccatcttctgctgcttttcccaggccactagcagggagctggataagtagtggaacagccgggacaaaaactggcgcccatacgggatgcaagcATCGCAGGCGCAGctctacccattacaccacaaggTAGGTCCCAAGATTGGAAAATTTGAAGATTCATTCTGAAAAACTGTTTTGGTGGACCAAGGACCTCCAAACCGGACACAAGACAAGAACGCTCGGTGTCGCCTTCCTCAGCTCTCTGGAAATCACACGAGGGCTCTCAACAGTCGTAGGAGCATCAGGCAGGAAAACGGCTGCCTCTCGCTGACAACAGGAGCTGCCCTACTCTTGTCCCCTCTCCCAGCTCTGTGGCAGCCCCTGAAGAAGGCTCCCCCCAGGGCCCTGACCTTGACCCACCAGCTCCCTGGCAAAGGCTCCCGGGAGGACACGTCTCTCTGGCCCGCTCCAAGCTCAGCGggtgc
Proteins encoded in this window:
- the TRMT2A gene encoding tRNA (uracil-5-)-methyltransferase homolog A isoform X1, which gives rise to MTSPEVGAIETSRLGGARWRTGERPRRGPRRGVEAVHVGPPRRCRHLTTTMSDKPENESPEPLDGCGQDSSRAPGSPAAPAAPREGEEEEEEEEEEEGPQPGLYSYIRADLFTSEIFKLELQNVPRHASFSDVRRFLGRFGLQPHKTKLFGQPPCAFVTFRSAGERDKALRVLHGALWKGRPLSVRLARPKADPMARKKRQREEGEGEAPAAAQVADVVTPLWTVPYAEQLERKRLECEQVLQKLAKEIGNTNHTLLPWLLSQRRKHNKACCPLEGVRPSPQQTEYRNKCEFLVGVGVDGQDNTVGCRLGKYKGGTCAVAAPFDTVHIPEATKRVVKAFQEFIRCTPYSAYDPETYTGHWRQLTVRTSRRGQAMAIAYFHPQKLSSEELAELKASLARHFTEGPGQASGVTCLYFAEEGQRKTPSQEGLPLEHVAGDRFIHEDVLGLTFRISPHAFFQVNTAAAEVLYTVIQEWAQLDAGSTVLDVCCGTGTIGLALARKVKRVIGIEMSQEAVEDARVNACANELSNVEFHCGRAEDLVPALVSRLASQQLVAVLDPPRAGLHSKVILAVRRAESLRRLLYVSCNPRAAMSNFVDLCRAPSNRVKGTPFRPVKAVAVDLFPQTPHCEMLILFERVEQEHPNGTGPLEHRDPPAPPPPGPPEDTPEGCALGCSGASSQEV
- the TRMT2A gene encoding tRNA (uracil-5-)-methyltransferase homolog A isoform X2, encoding MTSPEVGAIETSRLGGARWRTGERPRRGPRRGVEAVHVGPPRRCRHLTTTMSDKPENESPEPLDGCGQDSSRAPGSPAAPAAPREGEEEEEEEEEEEGPQPGLYSYIRADLFTSEIFKLELQNVPRHASFSDVRRFLGRFGLQPHKTKLFGQPPCAFVTFRSAGERDKALRVLHGALWKGRPLSVRLARPKADPMARKKRQREEGEGEAPAAAQVADVVTPLWTVPYAEQLERKRLECEQVLQKLAKEIGNTNHTLLPWLLSQRRKHNKACCPLEGVRPSPQQTEYRNKCEFLVGVGVDGQDNTVGCRLGKYKGGTCAVAAPFDTVHIPEATKRVVKAFQEFIRCTPYSAYDPETYTGHWRQLTVRTSRRGQAMAIAYFHPQKLSSEELAELKASLARHFTEGPGQASGVTCLYFAEEGQRKTPSQEGLPLEHVAGDRFIHEDVLGLTFRISPHAFFQVNTAAAEVLYTVIQEWAQLDAGSTVLDVCCGTGTIGLALARKVKRVIGIEMSQEAVEDARVNACANELSNVEFHCGRAEDLVPALVSRLASQQLVAVLDPPRAGLHSKVILAVRRAESLRRLLYVSCNPRAAMSNFVE